The following DNA comes from Mycolicibacterium lutetiense.
AGCAACCGTCGACGTCGCGGTAGTCGAGCAGGTCGATCGTGACCCGATCGGACAGGCCCGCCGCCGCCACGCGTTGCCGCGCCAGTTGCTGTTGTTCGCCTGACAGGGTGACCGAGCGGATCTGGGCACCGCGGCCGGCGGCGCGGATGCACAGCTCACCCCAGCCGGTGCCGATCTCCAGCACGCGGCTGCCCGGCCCGACACCAGCGGTGTCGAGCAGCCGGTCGATCTTGTGACGCTGCGCGCCGGCCAGTTCCTCCGGGGTGGCAGGCAACCGGCCGAACAGCGCGCTGGAATATGTCATCGTCTCGTCGAGAAACTCGGCGAACAACTCGTTGGACAGGTCGTAGTGGGCCGAGATGTTGCGCCGGGACTGTGCGGGGTCGTTGTATTGCGATCGCGGTGCCCGCGGCAGCACCAGGCTTCGGAACCGTTGCAGCGGTGCGGGAATCAGCTCGCCCATGGACCGGCAGAACTCGGTCAGCAGACCGACGAGGTCGGTGGAGCTCCACTCGCCGGCCATATAGGACTCGCCGAATCCGATCAGGCCGTGCCTGCCGATCCGGCGCGCCAGCGCCACGGGGCGATGGATCACCATGGTGGGCAGGGTCGGGTCGGCTGCCCCGACCACCGTTCCGTCGGGAAAGGCCAGTCGTAGCGGCAGCGAGGCTGCGGCGCGCCGCAGCAACTGATCGGCCACGACTCCGGCCAGTGCCGCCAGCGGTCCGCTCGGCAGGCGTCCCACATCGGGCCAGCGGTCGGTGTCGACGGTGCCGGGCGCCTCGATCTCAATGCTCACAGTGAATTCCTTCGATATCGGCGGCCCGGGGGATCACGGGGACTCCGCGCAGCCACAACCTGATTCCCTCGATCCGGATGGCCATGGCCCCGGCCAGTGGGGCCAGCGGGGCAGTCAGTTGAAGCCGGAGAAGCACCCTGGCCGTCGCCGGCCTGCGCTCGCCTCGCAAGATCGCGACGAACGCCGGTTGTCCTTCGCGGTGCAGGGAAACCGTCACCGCCAGGTGTTCGTCGGGTTCGGGAGCCCGCAGGAGGTAGTGCCCGTCGACGGCGTTGAACGGTGACACGTACAGGCGCTTGGGTATTCGGGCGGGCCCAGGCGCGGGCAGCAGATAGGCGTGACGGCGGCCGTAGGTGTTGTGTACCTCGGCGACCACGTAGCGCAGCGTGCCGGCGGCATCGTGGCACCAGTACAGGCTCAGCGGGTTGAACACGTAGCCCAGCACCCGCGCCTGCAACAGGGCGGTGACCCGTCCGCCGCCCAGATCCACCTCATGCGACGCCAGGAACGCATCGATACGTTGCCGCAGTGAATCTTTCGGTCCTCCCGAGAAATGGTCGCGAACATCGAACCGGGCGAACGGTCCGAGCCAGCGGGGCAGGCGTGGCATCCGGTCGAGATCGACGTACCAGCTGTATCCGCGGTAGCTGAAGCGATGGTGCACGGGTGCCCGGCGAACATGGGTGATCCGGGTGCGGTACAGGGCGGGCGTCAGCATGGCAGCGCCTCCGGAGCCGCGTCGCCGGCCCAGCTGGCACCCAGTCGCTGGGCGGCCCGCCACCCCGACACTGCGCCGTCCTCGTGAAATCCCCACCCGTGGTAGGCGCCGGCGAACACCACCTGGTCGTCGTTGAGAGTGGGCAGGAGTTGTTGAGCCGCAACAAATTCGGTGGTGTAGACCGGATGGCAGTAGACCATCTCGGCCAACACCGTCGACGGGTCGACCCGATGGGCTCCACCCAGCGTCACCAGGTAGCGCCGATCTCCGCCCAGCCGCATCAGCCGGGTGATGTCGTAGGTGACCGTGACGGCCCGATCAGTGGGATCGACCAGATAGTTCCACGAGGCCCGCGCCCCCGCGCGCTGTGGCAGTACCGATTCGTCGGTATGCAGTTGAGCCTGGCTGAGGCTGTAGCGCAGGGCGCCGAGTATGCGTCGCTCGGCCTCGCTGGGGTGGGCCAGCATCAGCAGCGCCTGGTTGGGGTGCGTGGCGATGACCGCGGCGTCGAACCGCCGGGGTGTCTCACCGTCGACCGTCACCAGCACGCCGTCGGCGCTCCGCTGCACCGATCGCACTGCGGCACCCGCGACGGCCTCGTCGAGCCGGGACACGATCGCGTCGACGTAGGTGGCGGACCCGCCGAGGACGGTGCGCCACGTGGGCGAACCGAAGACCGAGAGCATGCCGTGGTGCTGCAGGAAGACGAACAGGTAGCGAGCCGGATAGCCCAGCGCCTCACCCGGCGGGCAGGACCAGACCGCGGCCACCAGCGGTGTCATGAACCGGTCGATGAAGTACTGGGAGAACCCGTGCCGCCGTACGAAGGCACCCAACGTGTCCTCATCCGCGCCGGGCGGGTGGTTCAGCAGATGAGTGGCCAACCGGTGGAATCGGATGATCTCGCCCAGCATCAGCAGGTAACGCGGCCGGGCCAGGTTGGACCACGTCGGGAACAGGCCGGCCACCCCGCGCGCACCCGCATACTCCAGGCCGCAGCCGTCGTCGCGTACCGACATCGACATATCGGTGTCCTGCGTGCGGATCCCGAGTTCGTCGAACAGTCGGCACAGGGTCGGATATGTCCGGACGTTGTGCACCAGGAAGGCCGTGTCGACGGCGACGGCGCCCCTGTCCTCGATGACGTGATGGGTGTGGGCGTGCCCGCCGAAGCGGGTATCGGCCTCCAGCAGCGTGATCCGGTCGCGCGCCGACAGGACGTACGCCGCGGTCAGTCCGGCGACGCCGCTGCCGATCACCGCGATGGAACGCCCGCCGGGATGAATGGTTTCCACATCCGGTATTCGGAGCCGATCCGGATCCGGATGGGTGGGCGGCTACCGAAGTTCGGCGATCACCTTTCCGAATGCCTCGGCGTGGGCGATCTGCACGATGATGTAGGTGATCCCGTACTTCTCCCGCAGACCGCGAATGTGGTCGGCGATGGCGCTCACCGAACCGGACAGCACGCCGGGGTGGCGGAGGAGCTGTTCGTCGCTCAGCCCCGGCAGGAAATGGCGCGGGACGTTGAGGATGGGCATTTCACTACCAGGTGCGGGCATCGCGGTGACGGCGATGTTGAGCGTCAACTTGTCGAACCGGTCCCCGGCGGCGGTGCGCAGGAACGCAATTCGGTCGGCCAGCGGATCCCCGTCGACGTGATCGCCACCGGTGAGGCCGATGATATCGGCGGTCTGCGCGGCCACCGTCAGCAGTCGGTCGCCGTTGCCCGCGATGAGGATCGGGATGTCCGGTGCATGCTCACGTAGGTACTCGGTGTGGTGGCGCAGATAGTCGATGCGATCGCGCGCCCCGGGGAACGGAAGCTCGGCGGCCTCGAACTCCTCGCGCACGTAGCCGGCGCCGAGCCCGAGGTCGAACCGGCCGCCGGACAGATCCCGCAGGGCAGTGGCGTCGCGCGCCAGCAGGGCCGGCTTGTAGAAGCCGGCATTCAGCACGAACGTCCCGACGCGCAGCGTGCTCGTCGCCGCGGCGATCGCGGTCAGAGTCGGGAACGGTGCGGGTGCCCCCAGATGGTCGGGCACGTTGAGCACGTCGAAGCCGAGGTCTTCGGCACGCCGGGCCGCGTCGGCGATCTGAGACTGGGATTCGGCGACGCGCAGGCTGACACCAAAACGGAAATCGTTGGGCATCACCCGATGCTAATGATTCAGCCCGTGACGGTCAGATAGATCAGCACCACGTTGAGCACACTGATCAATCCGGCCACGGTCCAGCCGAGCATCGTGGTGATGCGGTGGTTGACGTCCTCACCCATCAGGGTCGCGTTACCGGTCAGGCGGATCAGCGGGATCAGCGCCAGCGGTATGCCGAACGAGAGCACGACTTGCGAGAGGACCAGGGCCCGGCTGGGGTCGACGCCGATGGCCAGGATGACCAGGGCCGGAATCAGGGTGACCAGCCGGCGGAGCAGCAGCGGATAGGAGCGCCGCAGCAGCCCCTGCATGATCATCGCGCCCGCATACGCACCGACCGAGGTGGATGCCAGGCCCGACGCCAGCAGCCCGATCGCAAACAGCAGCGCGACCGTCGGACCCAGGGTGTCGCGGACCGCGGCGTGGGCGCCCTCGATGGAATCGGTGTTGTCGCGTCCCTGCAGGTTGGTTGCGGCGACCAGCAGCATGGCCAGGTTCACGGCGCCGGCGACCAGCATGGCTAGTCCGACGTCATAGCGGGTGATCCGAAGTAGCCGCCGCCGCGGGGCGCCGGGTGCGGGGTGGCCGTGGCGGTCGCGGGCCAGGCCGGAGTGCAGGTAGACCGCGTGCGGCATCACGGTGGCGCCGAGCATCGCGGTGGCCAGCAGCAGGCTTTCGGCGCCTTGGAACCGGGGAATCAGCCCGGCCGCAACGTCGGCCGCGGGGGGAGCCTCGACGAACAGGCTGGTGAGAAAGCCGATCGCGATGATCATCAGCAGTCCGGTGATCACCCGTTCGAACGCGCGCTGCCCACGACGGTTCTGCAGGCTGAGCAGCAGTAGTGACACCACGCCGGTGATCGCCCCACCGAGCAGCAGCGGCAGATCGAACAGCAGATACAGGGCGATGGCCCCGCCCACCACCTCGGCGAGATCGGTTGCGACGGCCACCAATTCGGCCTGTATCCAGTAGACGATGCGCGTCGGGGTGCGGGTGTGGTCGGCAACCACCTCGGGCAGCGAGCGGCCCGTGACCAAGCCGAGCTTGGCGGAAAGGTACTGCACCAGCCCGGCCATGGCGTTGGCCACCACGATCACCCAGACCAGCAGGTACCCGAACTGTGCGCCCGCACTGACGTTGGCGGCGACGTTGCCCGGATCGACGTAGGCGATCGCGGCGACGAATGCCGGCCCGAGCAGCGTCCAGCTCGGCGTCGTGCGTGTCTTGGTGTCCTCCAGCAACTGCCCAGCTCTCCATCCGGGTATACGAATAGAAAAGTTAGGGTAGCCGAAATCTGTCGACGGAGCCAGCGTCGGGGGTGGTCAACGCGGTGGTGGGCCGTCCCGATGAGGCCTAACCGGCAGCGTAAAGACCCTTACCGGTGATCAACGGCAGATCGAGCGTGGTCCGGATACCCGGCTTGGCCTCCACTACGGCCGGGATCGCGTTGACGACCCGCGCCGCCGTCGCAACCAGACCCGCATGGTTGTGATCACCGTTCGGGCTGCTCAGGCGCAGATCCAGGATGTAGGACGGTTCACCGGTCACCACGACCCGGTATGAGCCACCTTCCTGTGCGGGCTGCGGCCACTCGGGGCACAGATCGTCGCGCAGCCGTGTCACGTGCTCCAGCACCACGGCCGCCTTGCCGTCGCGCATGCCGCGCACCTCGAAACGCAGGGCGGCGGTGGTGCCCGCCGGGATGTGCCCGGCGGCGATGTCGAAGTCCTCGGGTGCCGGTACCCGGGTGTGTTCCTCGGTCACGGCGTCGAGTTCGATGCCGAGTCCCGCGGCCAGCTGCCGTACCACCGAACCCCAGGCCAGAGTCAGTACGCCGGGTTGCAGCAGCATCGGAGTTTCGTCGATCGGCTTGCCGAAGCCCATCACGTCGAACATCACCGCCGCGCTGTCATAGGTGGCGTAGTCGACGATCTCCATGCACCGGACCTGTTCGATCTGCTGGCAGGTACCGGAAAGGGCAAGGGGAAGAAGGTCATTGGCGAAGCCGGGGTCGATCCCGTTGACAAAAATACTGGCTCCGCCTGCCTCGGCCGCGGTGGCAATGGGCTCGATCAGTTCGGCCGGCAGTACCTCCCACGGGTACTGAAGAAACACCGCGGAGCTGGCCACCACGTTGACCCCGGCCGCCAGGATGCGCCGGTAGTCCTCAAGGGCCTCGGGCAGCCGGTTGTCGGCAAGGGCGGTGTAGACCACGCAGTCCGGCTTGTCGGCCAGGATCGCGTCCAGGTCGTCAGTGGCCAAGACGCCCGTCGAAACATCAAGTCCGGCAAGCTCTCCGGCGTCTTTACCGGCCTTGGCCGACGAGGACACCCACACACCGGTGAGCTCGTAGGCCGGATTGGTGACAAGTTGCTTGAGCGCGTGCTTGCCGACGTTGCCGGTACCGATCGCCGCTACCCGAATGGTCATGCTGCTCCTCAGAGGTCAGGGATGGGCAGGTCAAGATTGGGCGCGTTCAGGCCGCCGTCGACCTCGAGCACCTTGCCGGTCAGGTAGCTACCGGCGGGGGAGGACAGGTACACCGCGGCCGCGGCGATGTCGGTCGGATCGCCCAGGCGGCGCAGGGGTGTGGCCTTCTCCATCGGGTCACGCAGCGCGTCATTGGACGCAACGATCTCCAACGCCGAGGTGAGGATCGAGCCGGGGGCGATGGCGTTGACGCGGATGCGTGGGCTCAGATCCAGGGCGGACAGCCGGGTGTAGTGCGCGAGGGCGGCCTTCGCGGTGCCGTACGCGGCGAACCCGCGTCCGGCCAGACGCCCCACCGTGGAGGTGATGTTGATGATGCTGCCGCCGCCGGAATGCTCGAGCATCAGCGGCGCTGCCGCACAGGTCAGCGCGTGCGCGGTCGACACATTGAAGGTGAAGGCGTCGCGCAGATCCTTGGTGGAGGTGTTCATCAAGGGTGCCGGCATGGTGCCGCCGACGTTGTTGACGACGATGTCTAGTTTCCCGAACGCTTCCACTGCGATGGCCGCGAGTTCGGCGGTGGCCTCGGGGTGGGCCAGGTCGGCGGCGACGACGTGGGCCCGCCGCCCGGTCGCGGCGATCTGCTCGGCAACTTCGTCGAGTTGGGCCTGGGTACGAGCCGCGATAACCACGTCGGCACCGGCTTCCGCGAAGGCCAGGGCGGTAGCCGCGCCCAGTCCTCGGCCGGCTCCGGTGACGATCGCAACCTTGTCGTCCAGTCGGAATCTGTCCAGAATCACGCGCACTCCGTTCGCTTGCTCGGCGCCACGCTAGCAGGGTGAGTGGACGCGTGTCCGGTGTTTCTGAAACACGTTCTAGTTGTGCTGAGGTCCGCCACCGCGTGGCGTGGAGTGTGCGCAAAGCCGTCCGCGTCGGCGGTGGCGGGCGCACAATTGAGGGGTCAGTTCAACGTGGGGAGCCGCGATGACCCAGCAGCGTTATGACTTCTTCGGCGATGTCTTCGCACGGTATTTCAGCCCCGCGATCGGTCGGTACCCCTCGGCGGCGGGCGGCCTCGTCCATCGACTGCTCGCGTGTACCGACGACGTGCAGGACCGGTTGGCCCAAGCCCGTCTCGCGGCGTGCGCGTGGGGCGAGGAGGAGATCGGCCTCCCCGGCCACCTGTACCCGTCGTCCGAACTGTTCGTCTTCACCCAGTGCGGTCTGATCTACGGCGCGCGTTTCGCCGACGCCCGGCACGGGCTGTACTACCTGGCCACTCCGCACCCGATGTTCGACGCGTTCGTCGACCAGATCGAGCACACGCCGCTGCGTCCGGGGGCGGTGGTGGCGGTGGATCGCCGCTGCAGCCACGATCTCGAATCGGCCCATCCGATGGATGCCGCGTTGCGTCGCATCCTCGATGAGCACGAGGCCTTGCGCGTCGACGTCCCTGCTTAGAGACGCTCCGCAGGGGCTGATGTTAACGCCGTGTTTCGGCGGTGTGTGCTGCGCATTACCCCGTATGTGTTCAGTATGAGTCTGTCGCACAACGGATTTCGGCGATTTACCTTTAGTCCACTTCACCGAAACCGAAGGGCGGGCTGAACCCAGTGAAACGGAACTTGAAATGCTTGTGCGCCGCAGGTGCCGGACTGTGTGGGCTCGGGACGGCGTTGGCCGCGCCGGCTGCCGCCGCACCCACCGAGTCGACGGCGAGCCAAACCATCAGTGACCTCGAAAGTAAGGGCTTCCGGGTGATCTTGAGCAAGGTCGGCACCAAGGCCATCGATGATTGCACGGTGACCGCAGTGCGCCAGGGCCGTTCGGTCACCGCACCGCAAGTACCGGCTGGTGCGGCCAGTATCACGTCGTTCAATCCGGGACAGAATCTGCAGTACACCACGGTGTACGTGGATCTGGACTGCCGACGCTGAACTACTTCTTGGCGGCAGCCTTCTTGGCCGCTTTCTTGGCAGGCGCCTTCTTCGCGGGCGCCTTCGCCGGCTCTTTCGATGCGCTGCCACGGGCCTTCACGCTGGCCTCCAGTTTGGCCAGCAGGTCCGAGACATCCTCGGTCTCATCGAGCTCGGTGGGCTGTTCTTCGACCGAGAACGCCTCTCCGCCTTCGAGTTTGGCCTGGACGAGTTCGTTGAGTTGTTCCTGATAGTCGTCGCGGAACTGATCGGGCTTGAAGTCGTCGGTCATCGACTCGACCACCTGGCCGGCCATCTTCAGCTCGGCCGGCTTGATCTCGACCTCCTTGTCCAGCACGGGGAAGTCGGGATCGCGGATCTCGTCGGGCCACAGCAGGGTATGGATCACCATGACGTTGCGCTTACTGAAATCTTTGACCCGCAGCGCCGCCAGCCGCGTCTTGTTCCGCAGTGAGAAATGCACGATGGCCACGCGTTCGGTTTCAGCGAGCGTCTTGGCCAGCAGCACGTAGGACTTCGATGACTTGGAGTCGGGCTCCAGGAAATAGCTCTTGTCGTACATCAACGGGTCGAGTTGGTCGGCCGGGATGAACTCGACGACCTCGATCTCGCGGCTGCGTTCCTCGGGCAGCGTGGCGATGTCCTCATCGGTGATCACCACCATCTGCCCGTCGTCAGATTCGAAAGCCTTGTTGATGTCTCGGAACTCGACGACCTCGCCACACACTTCACAGACCCGCTTGTAGCGGATGCGCCCGTTGTCCTTGGCGTGGACCTGATGGAACTTGATGTCGTGGTCCTCGGTGGCGCTGTAGACCTTGACCGGCACGTTCACCAGGCCGAAGGCGATCGAACCCTTCCAGATGGATCGCATTTGCCCAGTATGGCTTGAACTCGGCGACTGTGCGAAGAACCACCGGATCGGTGCGTCGGGTCAGGTGCCGTTGACGAGGCGGTGTACAGACTTCGGCGCCTCGATATCCGCGCTGACCCACGGTGCGGGAATCGGGTCGCCGGCCACTGTCCGTAGGGGCACGACGCCGGCCCACCCGCCGGAGTCGGCCTCGTCGTCCGGCGGCGGTGGCGGTGCGTCGCGCACCTTGACCGTCCAGCCGTCGGGCGTGATCGGCAGGGCGATGGCGAGCGTCGCGGCGAGTTCTCTCTTCGTGTTGGACCGCACCTCCGAACTGCGGCCGGGAATCAGCGAATCGCTCATCAGGTCGAGGGCGTACGCCGCATCCCGCGGGTCGATCACGGTCAGGTGCCCACGCACCACGGCTGACCGGTAGTTGGCCGTGGAGTCGAAAAGTGTGTTTGCCACGACGATTCCGTCGAGGAGCGTCACGCAGAACCCGGCGGGAGCCCCGGCCGCGACGTGCCGCAGCGCACCCGCTCCCGTCGACCCGTGCAGGACGACCCGGTCACCGTCCCGGGCGTAGAGCATGGGCACGATCCACGGCTGTCCGTCCACGACCGTCGCGAGCGTGCCCACCGCCGCGGCGTCGAGCACCGAGTCAAGGGCGGCCCGGTCGGTGCGGGCAAGCTGGTGTTCTCTCCTGATCTGCTTCACGGAACGAATTCTGCGGGTATTCCGGCCTGCTCAGAAGATCCAGAACTAGAGTGAAAGTGCAGACCACTATTGTGGCGTCATGGCGCGCCACGCACCCGAGCTCAACTTGGCACTGCAGCTGCCCACCGACGAGTCGCCGCTGAGGCAGCGCATCGCGGCCGCCGTCATCGAGCAGATCCGGCTGGGCAGGCTGGGTCCCGGCGACGCGCTGCCGTCGACCCGGAGCCTGGCTGCCGAACTTGCCGTGGCCCGGTCATCGGTGGTCGACGCGTACGACGAGCTCGCCGCGGCCGGCTACACCACCGCGCTGCCCGGATCAGGCACGCGGATCGCTGCCGGGGCAGATGCCGCCGCGCACGCAAATGCGGCGTCACACGTGACCGCGAGCGGTGTCATGCCCGCCGCACGGCGAGCCCCGCGTGATCAATCGCCGGCCTGGGACCTCATGCCCGGGCACCCTGATCCGGGCCTGATCTCGACCACCGACTGGCGCCGCGCCTGGCGGGCGGCCGCCGCTGCGCCGATATCCTCCGCGGCTGCGGGGCCGCACGGCCACGCCGGACTCCGCCAAGCCCTGGCCGGGCATCTGCGTCGTACCCGCGGAATCGTTGCCGACCCGAGCGAGCTGATCATCGTGCCCGGCGTGGCCTCCGCGTTGCGCACCATCACCCAGGCGGCCGGGCTGGCCGGGCGCGACATCGCTTTCGAGGAGCCCGGGTACGCCGAGGCGCGGGAAGTGTTCCAGATGTCCGGCGCCCGAACGCGTGCCGTGCCGGTCGACGGGGACGGCCTCGATCCGGGCTCGCTGCGCGAGTCCGATGCGGCCGTGTATTGCACTCCGGCACATCAGTATCCGCTCGGGGCGCGGCTGCCCGTGTCCCGACGTGCTCAGCTCGTGCAGTGGGCCGCCCGGACCGGCAGCCTGCTCATCGAGGACGACTACGACGGTGAATTTCGCTATGACGTGTCTGCGCTGCCCGCGCTGCGCGGCATCGACGGCGGGCGTGACTGCGTGGCCTACATCGGGACGGCGTCGAAAATCCTCACACCCACGCTGCGGGTCGCCTGGATGATACCGCCGCCGCGGTTGCGGGATGCCGTCGCCGACGCGCTGGAACGCAGCGGTGAATCCGTCTGTGGGGTAACGACTCTCGCGTTGGCCCGATTCATCGATTCGGGTGCGCTGACCCGACACCTCGCCAGGGCGGCACGCACCTACTCGGCGCGGCGGGCGGCGCTTGTCAGTGCGCTCGGTCGCCGGTGCGCAGGTATTCAGCTGGCCGGCGTCGAGGCCGGCTTGCACATGGTGGTGCGGCTGCACGACACGATCGACGACATCGCGATGGCTGCCACGCTCCGCGACCGAGGAGTCACCGCGTCGCCGCTGTCCTCATTCTTTTCGGACTTCTCGGACATCGCCGGCACCCGGGGGCTGGTGTGTGGGTACGCGCGGCTTCCCGAGACCCAGGCGGACGCGGTGGCCGAGCTCATCGCGGATGCGATCCGTCAGCCGTGAGCGCCGCTCAGGACTGCGCTGCAGCGTCTCGTGCCGCACGATCCGGCAAGTCGGCGCCGGGCCGAGCCACCGTCAACGCCGCCGACAACGCAGCGGACCTCAGGACACCTTCGAGACTCTCAGTACCGATCCGGGACAGGTCACGACGACGGTCCGCGCCGAGCAACCCCAACGACCACAGCGCATCGAGCAGGCCTGTCATGAAGGCGTCACCGGCCCCGACGGTGTCCACTACCTGCACCGACCGGGCGGGGACCGACACCGAACCGGCCCGGCAGACCGCGAACGCGCCGCCCTCACCCGACGTCACGGCGACGATTGACGGGCCGACCTCCAGCCAGGCCCGTGCGATCTGCTCGGGGGAGTGGCGGGGGTCCATCCAGCGCAGGTCGTCCTCGGAGGCTTTGACGATGTCGGCGCGTTCGATGAGTCGGTCGATGCGCCCGCGAGCGATGTCGTCGTCCCGGATCACGTCCGGCCGGATATTCGGATCGAAGCTGATGGTCGCCGACATCCGGTAGGCATCCAGCAGAGAGGCGGCGGCGCGACATCCTGGCTCCAGCACGGTGGCAATCGATCCGGTGTGCACCAGCAGCGGGGTCGCCACCTCGGGCGTGCCGGAAAGCTGCCAATCGATGTCGAATTGATAGTGCGCCGACCCTGCGGCGTCCAGGGTGGCCATCGCGGTCGGTGTCCGCCGGGCATTCCTGCTGCCCGAAACGAGTTGTACCCCAGACCTTTCCACGTACTCGACGATGAGCTTGCCGCGGTCGTCGTCGGCGATGTGAGTGAGGAAGTCGACGTCGCGGCCCAGCCGTCCGAGACCGACGGCGACATTGAGTGCGCTGCCGCCGACGTACTCTCCGACGACGTTGCCATCCCGCTCGACGATGTCGATCAGTGCCTCGCCGATGACCAGGGCCCGGCTCATAGCTCCATGGTAGGTGGCTTGGGCTAGAGCTGTCCGGCGATGAACCCAGCCGCCTGATCGGGATATGGCGGGAGCTCATATGCGCTGTGCGCCGCGCGGGCACGCCCACCCTCGACACAGATCGGATCGCCGGCGCTGCACAGGTCGATCGCCCGCCCGGCGAACTGTCCGGTGCTCGACAGCGGCGTGCCGAATCGATTGCCGGGATTGCCGAACACCGCGACCGCAGCGACCCGGTCGGCGCTGTAGGACGGTAACGCCGGAGCCGAGCCGATCGTGCCGATCCGGTCACCGATCGGCGGTACGCCCGCCAACATCGAAACTGCCGCTGCGCCTTGCGAGAATCCGCCCAGCACCACTTGGGTGCCGGGGCATTGGTCGG
Coding sequences within:
- a CDS encoding SDR family oxidoreductase, with product MILDRFRLDDKVAIVTGAGRGLGAATALAFAEAGADVVIAARTQAQLDEVAEQIAATGRRAHVVAADLAHPEATAELAAIAVEAFGKLDIVVNNVGGTMPAPLMNTSTKDLRDAFTFNVSTAHALTCAAAPLMLEHSGGGSIINITSTVGRLAGRGFAAYGTAKAALAHYTRLSALDLSPRIRVNAIAPGSILTSALEIVASNDALRDPMEKATPLRRLGDPTDIAAAAVYLSSPAGSYLTGKVLEVDGGLNAPNLDLPIPDL
- a CDS encoding glucose-6-phosphate dehydrogenase; protein product: MTQQRYDFFGDVFARYFSPAIGRYPSAAGGLVHRLLACTDDVQDRLAQARLAACAWGEEEIGLPGHLYPSSELFVFTQCGLIYGARFADARHGLYYLATPHPMFDAFVDQIEHTPLRPGAVVAVDRRCSHDLESAHPMDAALRRILDEHEALRVDVPA
- the ku gene encoding non-homologous end joining protein Ku, with translation MRSIWKGSIAFGLVNVPVKVYSATEDHDIKFHQVHAKDNGRIRYKRVCEVCGEVVEFRDINKAFESDDGQMVVITDEDIATLPEERSREIEVVEFIPADQLDPLMYDKSYFLEPDSKSSKSYVLLAKTLAETERVAIVHFSLRNKTRLAALRVKDFSKRNVMVIHTLLWPDEIRDPDFPVLDKEVEIKPAELKMAGQVVESMTDDFKPDQFRDDYQEQLNELVQAKLEGGEAFSVEEQPTELDETEDVSDLLAKLEASVKARGSASKEPAKAPAKKAPAKKAAKKAAAKK
- a CDS encoding NAD(P)/FAD-dependent oxidoreductase; amino-acid sequence: METIHPGGRSIAVIGSGVAGLTAAYVLSARDRITLLEADTRFGGHAHTHHVIEDRGAVAVDTAFLVHNVRTYPTLCRLFDELGIRTQDTDMSMSVRDDGCGLEYAGARGVAGLFPTWSNLARPRYLLMLGEIIRFHRLATHLLNHPPGADEDTLGAFVRRHGFSQYFIDRFMTPLVAAVWSCPPGEALGYPARYLFVFLQHHGMLSVFGSPTWRTVLGGSATYVDAIVSRLDEAVAGAAVRSVQRSADGVLVTVDGETPRRFDAAVIATHPNQALLMLAHPSEAERRILGALRYSLSQAQLHTDESVLPQRAGARASWNYLVDPTDRAVTVTYDITRLMRLGGDRRYLVTLGGAHRVDPSTVLAEMVYCHPVYTTEFVAAQQLLPTLNDDQVVFAGAYHGWGFHEDGAVSGWRAAQRLGASWAGDAAPEALPC
- a CDS encoding LLM class F420-dependent oxidoreductase → MPNDFRFGVSLRVAESQSQIADAARRAEDLGFDVLNVPDHLGAPAPFPTLTAIAAATSTLRVGTFVLNAGFYKPALLARDATALRDLSGGRFDLGLGAGYVREEFEAAELPFPGARDRIDYLRHHTEYLREHAPDIPILIAGNGDRLLTVAAQTADIIGLTGGDHVDGDPLADRIAFLRTAAGDRFDKLTLNIAVTAMPAPGSEMPILNVPRHFLPGLSDEQLLRHPGVLSGSVSAIADHIRGLREKYGITYIIVQIAHAEAFGKVIAELR
- a CDS encoding DUF1365 domain-containing protein translates to MLTPALYRTRITHVRRAPVHHRFSYRGYSWYVDLDRMPRLPRWLGPFARFDVRDHFSGGPKDSLRQRIDAFLASHEVDLGGGRVTALLQARVLGYVFNPLSLYWCHDAAGTLRYVVAEVHNTYGRRHAYLLPAPGPARIPKRLYVSPFNAVDGHYLLRAPEPDEHLAVTVSLHREGQPAFVAILRGERRPATARVLLRLQLTAPLAPLAGAMAIRIEGIRLWLRGVPVIPRAADIEGIHCEH
- a CDS encoding Nramp family divalent metal transporter, producing the protein MLEDTKTRTTPSWTLLGPAFVAAIAYVDPGNVAANVSAGAQFGYLLVWVIVVANAMAGLVQYLSAKLGLVTGRSLPEVVADHTRTPTRIVYWIQAELVAVATDLAEVVGGAIALYLLFDLPLLLGGAITGVVSLLLLSLQNRRGQRAFERVITGLLMIIAIGFLTSLFVEAPPAADVAAGLIPRFQGAESLLLATAMLGATVMPHAVYLHSGLARDRHGHPAPGAPRRRLLRITRYDVGLAMLVAGAVNLAMLLVAATNLQGRDNTDSIEGAHAAVRDTLGPTVALLFAIGLLASGLASTSVGAYAGAMIMQGLLRRSYPLLLRRLVTLIPALVILAIGVDPSRALVLSQVVLSFGIPLALIPLIRLTGNATLMGEDVNHRITTMLGWTVAGLISVLNVVLIYLTVTG
- a CDS encoding NAD(P)H-dependent amine dehydrogenase family protein, producing MTIRVAAIGTGNVGKHALKQLVTNPAYELTGVWVSSSAKAGKDAGELAGLDVSTGVLATDDLDAILADKPDCVVYTALADNRLPEALEDYRRILAAGVNVVASSAVFLQYPWEVLPAELIEPIATAAEAGGASIFVNGIDPGFANDLLPLALSGTCQQIEQVRCMEIVDYATYDSAAVMFDVMGFGKPIDETPMLLQPGVLTLAWGSVVRQLAAGLGIELDAVTEEHTRVPAPEDFDIAAGHIPAGTTAALRFEVRGMRDGKAAVVLEHVTRLRDDLCPEWPQPAQEGGSYRVVVTGEPSYILDLRLSSPNGDHNHAGLVATAARVVNAIPAVVEAKPGIRTTLDLPLITGKGLYAAG
- a CDS encoding class I SAM-dependent methyltransferase; protein product: MSIEIEAPGTVDTDRWPDVGRLPSGPLAALAGVVADQLLRRAAASLPLRLAFPDGTVVGAADPTLPTMVIHRPVALARRIGRHGLIGFGESYMAGEWSSTDLVGLLTEFCRSMGELIPAPLQRFRSLVLPRAPRSQYNDPAQSRRNISAHYDLSNELFAEFLDETMTYSSALFGRLPATPEELAGAQRHKIDRLLDTAGVGPGSRVLEIGTGWGELCIRAAGRGAQIRSVTLSGEQQQLARQRVAAAGLSDRVTIDLLDYRDVDGCYDAVISVEMIEAVGYQFWPTYFQTLDRLVNPGGRVAIQTITMPHDRMRASRDTFTWIQKYIFPGGSLPSTKAVIGATERATRLRTVDMLSLRPHYAETLRLWRERFVSRRQELALSGFDDVFQRMWELYLAYSEAGFSSGYLDVYQWTFAATGGSR